The proteins below come from a single Mercenaria mercenaria strain notata chromosome 3, MADL_Memer_1, whole genome shotgun sequence genomic window:
- the LOC123523368 gene encoding CUB and sushi domain-containing protein 3-like gives MYSLAIIKCFLCVMLLVSSCSSSENLHFQGPNIALNGAVFQSPGKCCSGNTCYGPSLAIDNNTDGHFSHGHCSRTRPTRHVTASWTVKFDRKYYITGMKIYNIFPSNDFKVFAFKDSQKPVIIYDGTSHRQYLKQIQIEIAGNLSFSSLTVAIPLKGNTKTMLTLCEVQIFSAYCPAIHTPVHGTATLFNNTGFPYGNGENIFNSAGMIIKFHCNNGYVINGQEYVKCLPSGNYSSKQPSCNRQTGCMAISKPSNGNAMIYNNSGRTYGINKHPNNTAGTIIQFVCDIGFVLNGPEFIKCLSTGVYNSSAPTYTRAECDKYPKASSNSKITSLSDGNYIGSIILFTCDRGYKMFGSRNITCLNNRQWNTKPPRCDPVKCERPVDFVNGYYTVNTTAPCENSSLENLHYPCEIIAHCNTGYVLRDSKTMYCDDTGVWSLPKPTCDEIQCQYPGPFPHGNYTFFQRYAALIKRVKYGTKISVNCDIGYSYSGPKSRTCGIDGNWSGNAPACTIITCSLPRNITNGNYIFQNLSRVSDVKAIEYGVSVFIKCNNGYRNTGPRYQTCTSNMTWSGGPASCTVIKCEHPEDETVKNVFYILKTGDNFTYGNANISESITVVCRTGFTLSSGSSTRTCLSNGTWSDQDIECSAVTCPIPKQSGDVTNLTSFNKPYNSTIRVLCHRGILRGQAIQRCNEQGKWDGDMPVCETLESEIHTSSNGPVIGAASGTVAVLLLTGLVIALLVYRKRYA, from the exons ATGTATTCACTCGCTATCATCAAGTGCTTCCTATGTGTGATGCTGCTGGTGTCTTCTTGCAGCTCCAGTGAAAACTTGCATTTTCAAG GACCAAATATAGCTTTAAACggagcagtatttcagtcaccaGGAAAATGCTGTTCAGGGAATACATGCTACGGGCCCTCTCTAGCAATAGATAACAACACGGACGGACATTTCAGCCATGGGCATTGTTCACGTACCAGGCCCACGAGACATGTAACAGCTTCATGGACAGtgaaatttgatagaaaatactaTATAACgggaatgaaaatatataatatattcccGTCAA ACGACTTTAAAGTGTTTGCTTTTAAAGACAGTCAAAAGCCTGTTATTATCTACGATGGCACGTCACATCGCCAATACTTAAAACAAATACAGATTGAAATTGCTGGAAATCTGTCTTTTTCTTCACTAACCGTTGCAATACCTCTAAAGGGAAATACGAAAACTATGCTGACTCTTTGTGAAGTGCAAATATTTTCag CTTATTGTCCTGCGATACATACACCAGTGCATGGAACAGCAACACTTTTTAATAATACTGGGTTTCCATACGGAAATGGAGAAAATATATTCAACAGTGCAGGCATgattattaaatttcattgtaATAACGGGTATGTCATCAACGGACAAGAATACGTGAAATGTCTGCCATCTGGAAACTACAGTTCGAAACAACCAAGCTGTAACAGACAAA CCGGTTGTATGGCAATATCGAAACCTTCAAATGGAAATGCAATGATTTATAATAATAGTGGTCGTACATACGGCATTAATAAGCATCCGAACAATACTGCCGGAACAATCATACAGTTTGTGTGTGACATAGGCTTTGTTCTAAATGGTCCTGAATTCATCAAGTGTTTATCCACCGGAGTGTACAATTCTTCTGCTCCAACCTATACAAGAGCAG AATGTGACAAGTATCCAAAGGCATCTAGTAACAGCAAAATAACCTCTTTGTCGGATGGAAACTATATAGGTAGTATAATCCTATTCACGTGTGATCGAGGCTATAAAATGTTTGGGTCAAGAAACATCACTTGCCTAAATAATCGGCAATGGAATACAAAGCCACCACGATGTGATCCGGTAAAATGTGAGAGACCTGTGGACTTTGTTAACGGATATTATACAGTCAATACAACGGCCCCTTGCGAAAACAGTAGTTTAGAAAACTTGCACTACCCATGTGAAATAATAGCTCATTGTAACACAGGGTATGTTTTAAGAGATTCCAAAACTATGTATTGTGACGATACTGGCGTCTGGAGCTTACCGAAACCAACATGTGATGAAATACAATGTCAATATCCTGGACCTTTTCCTCATGGGAACTACACATTCTTCCAAAGATATGCTGCTTTGATTAAGCGTGTCAAATATGGAACTAAGATATCAGTAAACTGTGATATTGGATACTCATACTCTGGGCCAAAATCTAGAACATGCGGAATCGATGGTAACTGGAGTGGCAATGCACCAGCATGTACAATCATTACATGCAGTCTCCCAAGAAATATTACGAATGGTAACTATATTTTCCAAAATCTGTCACGAGTTAGTGATGTGAAAGCAATTGAATATGGTGTTTCTGTATTCATTAAGTGTAATAATGGATATAGAAATACAGGCCCGCGATATCAAACATGTACCTCAAACATGACATGGAGTGGTGGACCTGCATCTTGTACCGTGATAAAATGTGAACATCCTGAGGATGAGActgttaaaaatgtgttttatatccTTAAAACAGGTGATAATTTTACATATGGAAATGCCAATATTTCTGAATCCATAACAGTTGTCTGTAGAACAGGTTTCACCTTATCATCTGGGTCTAGTACACGAACATGTTTATCTAATGGAACTTGGAGCGATCAGGATATAGAATGTAGTGCTGTTACGTGCCCTATTCCAAAACAAAGCGGTGATGTTACAAACTTAACCTCATTTAATAAACCATATAACTCAACAATTCGTGTTCTATGCCACAGAGGAATTTTAAGGGGCCAAGCAATTCAAAGGTGCAACGAACAAGGAAAATGGGATGGTGATATGCCAGTTTGCG AAACCTTAGAATCCGAAATACACACATCATCTAACGGACCTGTTATAGGAGCAGCGTCTGGAACAGTGGCTGTGTTACTGCTAACAGGTTTGGTAATCGCTCTTCTTGTATATCGGAAAAGGTATGCCTGA